A stretch of the Orcinus orca chromosome 1, mOrcOrc1.1, whole genome shotgun sequence genome encodes the following:
- the MEF2D gene encoding myocyte-specific enhancer factor 2D isoform X1, with amino-acid sequence MGRKKIQIQRITDERNRQVTFTKRKFGLMKKAYELSVLCDCEIALIIFNHSNKLFQYASTDMDKVLLKYTEYNEPHESRTNADIIETLRKKGFNGCDSPEPDGEDSLEQSPLLEDKYRRASEELDGLFRRYGSAVPAPNFAMPVTVPVSNQSSLQFSNPSGSLVTPSLVTSSLTDPRLLSPQQPALQRNSVSPGLPQRPASAGAMLGGDLNSANGACPSPVGNGYVSARASPGLLPMANGNSLNKVIPAKSPPPPTHSAQLGAPSRKPDLRVITSQGGKGLMHHLTEDHLDLNNAQRLGVSQSTHSLTTPVVSVATPSLLSQGLPFSSMPTAYNTDYQLTSAELSSLPAFSSPGGLSLGSVTAWQQPPQPQQPPQPQPQPQPQPPQQPQPPPQQQPHLVPVSLSNLIPGSPLPHVGAALTVTTHPHISIKSEPVSPSRERSPAPPPPAVFPATRPEPGDSLSSPAGASYETGDRDDGRGDFGPTLGLLRPAPEPEAEGSAVKRMRLDTWTLK; translated from the exons ATGGGGAGGAAAAAGATTCAGATCCAGCGAATCACCGATGAGCGGAACCGACAG GTGACATTCACCAAGAGGAAGTTCGGGCTGATGAAGAAGGCGTACGAGCTGAGCGTGCTCTGTGACTGCGAGATCGCGCTCATCATCTTCAACCACTCCAACAAGCTGTTCCAGTACGCCAGCACGGACATGGACAAGGTGCTGCTCAAGTACACGGAGTACAACGAGCCGCACGAGAGCCGCACCAACGCCGACATCATCGAG ACCCTGAGGAAGAAGGGCTTCAACGGCTGCGACAGCCCGGAGCCCGACGGGGAGGACTCGCTGGAACAGAGCCCCCTGCTGGAGGACAAGTACCGGCGCGCCAGCGAGGAGCTCGACGGGCTCTTCCGGCGCTATGGG TCAGCTGTCCCGGCCCCCAACTTTGCCATGCCCGTCACGGTGCCCGTGTCCAATCAGAGCTCACTGCAGTTCAGCAATCCCAGCGGCTCCCTGGTCACCCCTTCCCTGGTGACGTCATCCCTCACGGACCCACGGCTCCTGTCCCCCCAGCAGCCAGCACTACAGAGGAACAGTGTGTCTCCCGGCCTGCCCCAGCGGCCAGCCAGCGCAG GGGCCATGCTGGGGGGAGACCTCAACAGTGCTAACGGAGCCTGCCCCAGCCCTGTCG GGAATGGCTACGTCAGTGCCCGGGCTTCCCCTGGCCTCCTCCCCATGGCCAACGGCAACAGCCTAAACAAGGTCATCCCTGCCAAGTCTccgcccccacccacccacagcGCCCAGCTTGGAGCCCCCAGCCGCAAGCCTGACCTGAGGGTCATCACTTCCCAGGGAGGAAAGGGGTTAATGCATCATTTG ACTGAGGACCATTTAGATCTG AACAATGCCCAGCGCCTTGGGGTCTCCCAGTCTACCCACTCGCTCACCACCCCAGTGGTTTCCGTGGCAACACCGAGTTTACTCAGCCAGGGCCTCCCCTTCTCTTCCATGCCCACCGCCTACAACACAG ATTACCAGTTGACCAGTGCAGAGCTCTCCTCCTTACCGGCCTTCAGTTCGCCTGGGGGGCTGTCGCTAGGCAGTGTCACCGCCTGGCAGCAGCCGCCGCAGCCGCAGCAGCCGCCGCAGCCCCAGCCGCAGCCGcagccccagcctccccagcAGCCCCAGCCGCCACCTCAGCAGCAGCCCCACCTGGTCCCCGTGTCCCTCAGCAACCTAAT CCCCGGCAGCCCCTTGCCCCACGTGGGTGCTGCCCTCACGgtcaccacccacccccacaTCAGCATCAAGTCGGAACCAGTGTCCCCAAGCCGTGAGCGCAGCCCTGCGCCTCCCCCTCCAGCTGTGTTTCCGGCTACCCGCCCTGAGCCTGGCGACAGTCTCAGCAGCCCGGCTGGGGCCTCCTATGAGACGGGGGACCGGGATGATGGACGGGGAGACTTCGGGCCCACACTGGGCCTGCTGCGCCCAGCCCCAGAGCCTGAGGCTGAGGGCTCAGCTGTGAAGAGGATGCGGCTCGATACTTGG ACATTAAAGTGA
- the MEF2D gene encoding myocyte-specific enhancer factor 2D isoform X3, which produces MGRKKIQIQRITDERNRQVTFTKRKFGLMKKAYELSVLCDCEIALIIFNHSNKLFQYASTDMDKVLLKYTEYNEPHESRTNADIIETLRKKGFNGCDSPEPDGEDSLEQSPLLEDKYRRASEELDGLFRRYGSAVPAPNFAMPVTVPVSNQSSLQFSNPSGSLVTPSLVTSSLTDPRLLSPQQPALQRNSVSPGLPQRPASAGAMLGGDLNSANGACPSPVGNGYVSARASPGLLPMANGNSLNKVIPAKSPPPPTHSAQLGAPSRKPDLRVITSQGGKGLMHHLNNAQRLGVSQSTHSLTTPVVSVATPSLLSQGLPFSSMPTAYNTDYQLTSAELSSLPAFSSPGGLSLGSVTAWQQPPQPQQPPQPQPQPQPQPPQQPQPPPQQQPHLVPVSLSNLIPGSPLPHVGAALTVTTHPHISIKSEPVSPSRERSPAPPPPAVFPATRPEPGDSLSSPAGASYETGDRDDGRGDFGPTLGLLRPAPEPEAEGSAVKRMRLDTWTLK; this is translated from the exons ATGGGGAGGAAAAAGATTCAGATCCAGCGAATCACCGATGAGCGGAACCGACAG GTGACATTCACCAAGAGGAAGTTCGGGCTGATGAAGAAGGCGTACGAGCTGAGCGTGCTCTGTGACTGCGAGATCGCGCTCATCATCTTCAACCACTCCAACAAGCTGTTCCAGTACGCCAGCACGGACATGGACAAGGTGCTGCTCAAGTACACGGAGTACAACGAGCCGCACGAGAGCCGCACCAACGCCGACATCATCGAG ACCCTGAGGAAGAAGGGCTTCAACGGCTGCGACAGCCCGGAGCCCGACGGGGAGGACTCGCTGGAACAGAGCCCCCTGCTGGAGGACAAGTACCGGCGCGCCAGCGAGGAGCTCGACGGGCTCTTCCGGCGCTATGGG TCAGCTGTCCCGGCCCCCAACTTTGCCATGCCCGTCACGGTGCCCGTGTCCAATCAGAGCTCACTGCAGTTCAGCAATCCCAGCGGCTCCCTGGTCACCCCTTCCCTGGTGACGTCATCCCTCACGGACCCACGGCTCCTGTCCCCCCAGCAGCCAGCACTACAGAGGAACAGTGTGTCTCCCGGCCTGCCCCAGCGGCCAGCCAGCGCAG GGGCCATGCTGGGGGGAGACCTCAACAGTGCTAACGGAGCCTGCCCCAGCCCTGTCG GGAATGGCTACGTCAGTGCCCGGGCTTCCCCTGGCCTCCTCCCCATGGCCAACGGCAACAGCCTAAACAAGGTCATCCCTGCCAAGTCTccgcccccacccacccacagcGCCCAGCTTGGAGCCCCCAGCCGCAAGCCTGACCTGAGGGTCATCACTTCCCAGGGAGGAAAGGGGTTAATGCATCATTTG AACAATGCCCAGCGCCTTGGGGTCTCCCAGTCTACCCACTCGCTCACCACCCCAGTGGTTTCCGTGGCAACACCGAGTTTACTCAGCCAGGGCCTCCCCTTCTCTTCCATGCCCACCGCCTACAACACAG ATTACCAGTTGACCAGTGCAGAGCTCTCCTCCTTACCGGCCTTCAGTTCGCCTGGGGGGCTGTCGCTAGGCAGTGTCACCGCCTGGCAGCAGCCGCCGCAGCCGCAGCAGCCGCCGCAGCCCCAGCCGCAGCCGcagccccagcctccccagcAGCCCCAGCCGCCACCTCAGCAGCAGCCCCACCTGGTCCCCGTGTCCCTCAGCAACCTAAT CCCCGGCAGCCCCTTGCCCCACGTGGGTGCTGCCCTCACGgtcaccacccacccccacaTCAGCATCAAGTCGGAACCAGTGTCCCCAAGCCGTGAGCGCAGCCCTGCGCCTCCCCCTCCAGCTGTGTTTCCGGCTACCCGCCCTGAGCCTGGCGACAGTCTCAGCAGCCCGGCTGGGGCCTCCTATGAGACGGGGGACCGGGATGATGGACGGGGAGACTTCGGGCCCACACTGGGCCTGCTGCGCCCAGCCCCAGAGCCTGAGGCTGAGGGCTCAGCTGTGAAGAGGATGCGGCTCGATACTTGG ACATTAAAGTGA
- the MEF2D gene encoding myocyte-specific enhancer factor 2D isoform X4 — MGRKKIQIQRITDERNRQVTFTKRKFGLMKKAYELSVLCDCEIALIIFNHSNKLFQYASTDMDKVLLKYTEYNEPHESRTNADIIEALHKKHRECESPEVDEVFALTPQTEEKYKKIDEEFDKMMQSYRLASAVPAPNFAMPVTVPVSNQSSLQFSNPSGSLVTPSLVTSSLTDPRLLSPQQPALQRNSVSPGLPQRPASAGAMLGGDLNSANGACPSPVGNGYVSARASPGLLPMANGNSLNKVIPAKSPPPPTHSAQLGAPSRKPDLRVITSQGGKGLMHHLNNAQRLGVSQSTHSLTTPVVSVATPSLLSQGLPFSSMPTAYNTDYQLTSAELSSLPAFSSPGGLSLGSVTAWQQPPQPQQPPQPQPQPQPQPPQQPQPPPQQQPHLVPVSLSNLIPGSPLPHVGAALTVTTHPHISIKSEPVSPSRERSPAPPPPAVFPATRPEPGDSLSSPAGASYETGDRDDGRGDFGPTLGLLRPAPEPEAEGSAVKRMRLDTWTLK, encoded by the exons ATGGGGAGGAAAAAGATTCAGATCCAGCGAATCACCGATGAGCGGAACCGACAG GTGACATTCACCAAGAGGAAGTTCGGGCTGATGAAGAAGGCGTACGAGCTGAGCGTGCTCTGTGACTGCGAGATCGCGCTCATCATCTTCAACCACTCCAACAAGCTGTTCCAGTACGCCAGCACGGACATGGACAAGGTGCTGCTCAAGTACACGGAGTACAACGAGCCGCACGAGAGCCGCACCAACGCCGACATCATCGAG GCGCTGCACAAGAAGCACAGGGAATGTGAGAGCCCTGAGGTGGACGAGGTGTTTGCCCTGACCCCCCAGACGGAggagaaatataaaaagatagaCGAGGAGTTTGATAAAATGATGCAGAGTTATAGACTGGCC TCAGCTGTCCCGGCCCCCAACTTTGCCATGCCCGTCACGGTGCCCGTGTCCAATCAGAGCTCACTGCAGTTCAGCAATCCCAGCGGCTCCCTGGTCACCCCTTCCCTGGTGACGTCATCCCTCACGGACCCACGGCTCCTGTCCCCCCAGCAGCCAGCACTACAGAGGAACAGTGTGTCTCCCGGCCTGCCCCAGCGGCCAGCCAGCGCAG GGGCCATGCTGGGGGGAGACCTCAACAGTGCTAACGGAGCCTGCCCCAGCCCTGTCG GGAATGGCTACGTCAGTGCCCGGGCTTCCCCTGGCCTCCTCCCCATGGCCAACGGCAACAGCCTAAACAAGGTCATCCCTGCCAAGTCTccgcccccacccacccacagcGCCCAGCTTGGAGCCCCCAGCCGCAAGCCTGACCTGAGGGTCATCACTTCCCAGGGAGGAAAGGGGTTAATGCATCATTTG AACAATGCCCAGCGCCTTGGGGTCTCCCAGTCTACCCACTCGCTCACCACCCCAGTGGTTTCCGTGGCAACACCGAGTTTACTCAGCCAGGGCCTCCCCTTCTCTTCCATGCCCACCGCCTACAACACAG ATTACCAGTTGACCAGTGCAGAGCTCTCCTCCTTACCGGCCTTCAGTTCGCCTGGGGGGCTGTCGCTAGGCAGTGTCACCGCCTGGCAGCAGCCGCCGCAGCCGCAGCAGCCGCCGCAGCCCCAGCCGCAGCCGcagccccagcctccccagcAGCCCCAGCCGCCACCTCAGCAGCAGCCCCACCTGGTCCCCGTGTCCCTCAGCAACCTAAT CCCCGGCAGCCCCTTGCCCCACGTGGGTGCTGCCCTCACGgtcaccacccacccccacaTCAGCATCAAGTCGGAACCAGTGTCCCCAAGCCGTGAGCGCAGCCCTGCGCCTCCCCCTCCAGCTGTGTTTCCGGCTACCCGCCCTGAGCCTGGCGACAGTCTCAGCAGCCCGGCTGGGGCCTCCTATGAGACGGGGGACCGGGATGATGGACGGGGAGACTTCGGGCCCACACTGGGCCTGCTGCGCCCAGCCCCAGAGCCTGAGGCTGAGGGCTCAGCTGTGAAGAGGATGCGGCTCGATACTTGG ACATTAAAGTGA
- the MEF2D gene encoding myocyte-specific enhancer factor 2D isoform X2, whose product MGRKKIQIQRITDERNRQVTFTKRKFGLMKKAYELSVLCDCEIALIIFNHSNKLFQYASTDMDKVLLKYTEYNEPHESRTNADIIEALHKKHRECESPEVDEVFALTPQTEEKYKKIDEEFDKMMQSYRLASAVPAPNFAMPVTVPVSNQSSLQFSNPSGSLVTPSLVTSSLTDPRLLSPQQPALQRNSVSPGLPQRPASAGAMLGGDLNSANGACPSPVGNGYVSARASPGLLPMANGNSLNKVIPAKSPPPPTHSAQLGAPSRKPDLRVITSQGGKGLMHHLTEDHLDLNNAQRLGVSQSTHSLTTPVVSVATPSLLSQGLPFSSMPTAYNTDYQLTSAELSSLPAFSSPGGLSLGSVTAWQQPPQPQQPPQPQPQPQPQPPQQPQPPPQQQPHLVPVSLSNLIPGSPLPHVGAALTVTTHPHISIKSEPVSPSRERSPAPPPPAVFPATRPEPGDSLSSPAGASYETGDRDDGRGDFGPTLGLLRPAPEPEAEGSAVKRMRLDTWTLK is encoded by the exons ATGGGGAGGAAAAAGATTCAGATCCAGCGAATCACCGATGAGCGGAACCGACAG GTGACATTCACCAAGAGGAAGTTCGGGCTGATGAAGAAGGCGTACGAGCTGAGCGTGCTCTGTGACTGCGAGATCGCGCTCATCATCTTCAACCACTCCAACAAGCTGTTCCAGTACGCCAGCACGGACATGGACAAGGTGCTGCTCAAGTACACGGAGTACAACGAGCCGCACGAGAGCCGCACCAACGCCGACATCATCGAG GCGCTGCACAAGAAGCACAGGGAATGTGAGAGCCCTGAGGTGGACGAGGTGTTTGCCCTGACCCCCCAGACGGAggagaaatataaaaagatagaCGAGGAGTTTGATAAAATGATGCAGAGTTATAGACTGGCC TCAGCTGTCCCGGCCCCCAACTTTGCCATGCCCGTCACGGTGCCCGTGTCCAATCAGAGCTCACTGCAGTTCAGCAATCCCAGCGGCTCCCTGGTCACCCCTTCCCTGGTGACGTCATCCCTCACGGACCCACGGCTCCTGTCCCCCCAGCAGCCAGCACTACAGAGGAACAGTGTGTCTCCCGGCCTGCCCCAGCGGCCAGCCAGCGCAG GGGCCATGCTGGGGGGAGACCTCAACAGTGCTAACGGAGCCTGCCCCAGCCCTGTCG GGAATGGCTACGTCAGTGCCCGGGCTTCCCCTGGCCTCCTCCCCATGGCCAACGGCAACAGCCTAAACAAGGTCATCCCTGCCAAGTCTccgcccccacccacccacagcGCCCAGCTTGGAGCCCCCAGCCGCAAGCCTGACCTGAGGGTCATCACTTCCCAGGGAGGAAAGGGGTTAATGCATCATTTG ACTGAGGACCATTTAGATCTG AACAATGCCCAGCGCCTTGGGGTCTCCCAGTCTACCCACTCGCTCACCACCCCAGTGGTTTCCGTGGCAACACCGAGTTTACTCAGCCAGGGCCTCCCCTTCTCTTCCATGCCCACCGCCTACAACACAG ATTACCAGTTGACCAGTGCAGAGCTCTCCTCCTTACCGGCCTTCAGTTCGCCTGGGGGGCTGTCGCTAGGCAGTGTCACCGCCTGGCAGCAGCCGCCGCAGCCGCAGCAGCCGCCGCAGCCCCAGCCGCAGCCGcagccccagcctccccagcAGCCCCAGCCGCCACCTCAGCAGCAGCCCCACCTGGTCCCCGTGTCCCTCAGCAACCTAAT CCCCGGCAGCCCCTTGCCCCACGTGGGTGCTGCCCTCACGgtcaccacccacccccacaTCAGCATCAAGTCGGAACCAGTGTCCCCAAGCCGTGAGCGCAGCCCTGCGCCTCCCCCTCCAGCTGTGTTTCCGGCTACCCGCCCTGAGCCTGGCGACAGTCTCAGCAGCCCGGCTGGGGCCTCCTATGAGACGGGGGACCGGGATGATGGACGGGGAGACTTCGGGCCCACACTGGGCCTGCTGCGCCCAGCCCCAGAGCCTGAGGCTGAGGGCTCAGCTGTGAAGAGGATGCGGCTCGATACTTGG ACATTAAAGTGA